In one Melaminivora jejuensis genomic region, the following are encoded:
- a CDS encoding diguanylate cyclase domain-containing protein, with product MTLLQRLPRPRTLKTKTRIAVLLVLLLAVGNVLTLQFLLGKSSDLAATLNVAGKMRMLSQRIAVEALATHGFAQPAAGQFEDSYRAFDTAYEALRRGGRAFELQVRPLDAPLQPLLPPLQAGWLEYRQTVDALLAATPPDRAQVARVLAASGQLLERAESLMQQLVAHANQVQQRALWSSMVLFGIDVLVLLAGYALIARRVLRPVYQLTLQCREMGRGNYNMRVQLDSSDELAELAGSMQQSAAQIEQLLCDVARERTSLAQIQAMFNGLADNEVAGIYMLDAQLRIVYANEQLARMFGHPLQAMEHLPLARLFPPADYEAVQASVRERLEGRAHSARYERSAQHADGHTFDIEVFGTTMQFQGQPAIIGLMLDISERRRAEASARRAALVYQHTCEGMVVTDADGVVLDINPAFTTMTGYQAHEIVGQRLNRLSSGRQDRAFYQAMWDSLQKTGSWSGDIVNRRKNGEEFIEQLTISTSYNPDGSVNSRIGLFSDVTQLRRKEATIWHQAHYDHLTQLPNRQMFQDNLRRCVEQSRHSGLPFALAFLDLDFFKEVNDSLGHDAGDELLRQVAQRLQGCVRSTDLVARLGGDEFTLLLQGLKRLEDAHPVCRKVLHAIAQPYALGSATAEVSVSMGLAYGPRDGHDGETLLRRADLAMYAAKEQGRNQFCEFTPELERQAQGRRLQQEQDSQAQPQQGQGG from the coding sequence ATGACGTTACTCCAGCGCCTGCCCCGGCCCCGCACCCTGAAGACCAAGACCCGGATCGCCGTGTTGCTGGTGCTGCTGCTGGCCGTGGGCAACGTGCTCACGCTGCAGTTCCTGCTGGGCAAGAGCAGCGATCTGGCGGCCACCCTCAACGTCGCCGGCAAGATGCGGATGCTCAGCCAGCGCATTGCCGTCGAGGCGCTGGCGACGCACGGCTTCGCGCAGCCGGCAGCCGGGCAGTTCGAGGACAGCTACCGCGCGTTCGACACGGCCTATGAGGCGCTGCGCCGGGGCGGGCGGGCGTTCGAGCTGCAGGTGCGCCCCCTGGATGCGCCCCTGCAGCCGCTGCTGCCGCCCCTGCAGGCCGGCTGGCTGGAGTACCGCCAGACCGTCGATGCGCTCCTGGCGGCTACGCCGCCCGACCGGGCGCAGGTCGCCCGGGTGCTGGCCGCCAGCGGCCAATTGCTCGAACGCGCCGAAAGCCTGATGCAGCAGCTGGTCGCCCACGCCAACCAGGTGCAGCAGCGCGCGCTGTGGAGCAGCATGGTGCTGTTCGGCATCGACGTGCTGGTGCTGCTGGCCGGCTATGCGCTGATCGCGCGCCGCGTGCTGCGCCCGGTGTACCAGCTCACGCTGCAATGCCGCGAGATGGGCCGGGGCAACTACAACATGCGCGTGCAGCTCGACAGCAGCGACGAGCTGGCCGAGCTGGCCGGCTCCATGCAGCAGTCGGCTGCGCAGATCGAGCAGCTGCTGTGCGATGTCGCCCGCGAGCGCACGTCGCTGGCGCAGATCCAGGCCATGTTCAACGGCCTGGCGGACAACGAGGTCGCCGGCATCTACATGCTGGACGCGCAATTGCGCATCGTCTATGCCAACGAGCAGCTGGCGCGCATGTTCGGCCATCCGCTGCAGGCGATGGAGCACCTGCCGCTGGCGCGCCTGTTCCCGCCCGCCGACTACGAGGCGGTGCAGGCCAGCGTGCGCGAGCGCCTGGAAGGCCGCGCCCACAGCGCACGCTACGAGCGCAGCGCCCAACATGCCGATGGCCACACCTTCGACATCGAGGTCTTCGGCACGACCATGCAGTTCCAGGGCCAGCCGGCCATCATCGGCTTGATGCTGGACATCAGCGAGCGCCGGCGCGCCGAGGCCTCGGCACGCCGCGCGGCGCTGGTCTATCAGCACACCTGCGAGGGCATGGTGGTGACCGATGCCGATGGCGTGGTGCTGGACATCAACCCGGCCTTCACCACCATGACCGGCTACCAGGCGCATGAAATCGTCGGCCAGCGCCTGAACCGGCTCAGCTCCGGGCGCCAGGATCGCGCCTTCTACCAGGCCATGTGGGACAGCCTGCAAAAGACCGGCAGCTGGAGCGGCGACATCGTGAACCGGCGCAAGAATGGCGAGGAGTTCATCGAGCAGCTCACCATCAGCACCTCGTACAACCCGGACGGCAGCGTCAACAGCCGCATCGGGCTGTTTTCCGACGTGACGCAACTGCGCCGCAAGGAGGCCACCATCTGGCACCAGGCGCACTACGACCACCTGACGCAACTGCCCAACCGGCAGATGTTCCAGGACAACCTGCGCCGGTGCGTGGAGCAGTCGCGCCACAGTGGCCTGCCCTTCGCCCTGGCCTTTCTGGATCTGGATTTCTTCAAGGAAGTCAACGACAGCCTGGGGCACGACGCGGGCGACGAGCTGCTGCGCCAGGTGGCCCAGCGCCTGCAGGGCTGCGTGCGCAGCACCGACCTGGTGGCACGGTTGGGCGGCGACGAATTCACGCTGCTGCTGCAGGGCCTCAAGCGCCTGGAGGACGCCCACCCGGTGTGCCGCAAGGTGCTGCACGCCATTGCCCAGCCCTATGCGCTGGGCAGCGCCACGGCGGAGGTTTCGGTCAGCATGGGCCTGGCCTATGGCCCGCGCGACGGCCACGATGGCGAGACGCTGCTGCGGCGCGCCGACCTGGCCATGTACGCCGCCAAGGAGCAGGGGCGCAACCAGTTCTGCGAATTCACGCCAGAGCTGGAGCGCCAGGCCCAGGGCCGGCGCCTGCAGCAGGAGCAGGACAGCCAGGCCCAGCCCCAGCAGGGACAGGGCGGCTGA